The Nymphaea colorata isolate Beijing-Zhang1983 chromosome 7, ASM883128v2, whole genome shotgun sequence DNA window GAATTGAGATCacgtatgcatgattatagtggaaggaaaaatggaaaaggtgAAAAGATTTCTTAGCTTGCTCCGAATCTTTATAAGCCCAACAACAAGCAGATAtgaacatattatattatatactaTATTATATTGTCTTATGATAGAATGCTGGTTTGAAACAAGCTTAAATTGAGAGTAAGTAACTTTGATGATAAAATTTCTGCTTTTGTGCAAGGAAGAGAGATGGGGCCGGAAAGCAGATGAAGCCAGGAAGTGTAGCGTATGGTCATTATCCGCAGGACAGCCCTgttagagatagagagagaagatcGAGAGAAAAGAGTGAAGCACGGAGCCGAAACCATCAAATCTAGGGGGAAAGTGGGCCACCTCCACAGTGGAGTGATTTAACAGCCATCACCTTCGCCCCCGCCCACTCTGCCTCtgtctctcactctttctctttccagacctagagagagaaagagggtagagagaaaaacagagagatGTAGCAGTTGCAGGGTGAATGCCCTCTTGGAAGACGAGGTAGTGCGTGGAGAAAAGGACGCTCTGTGCTAGGGAGGGCCTCGACTgccatttctctctttctccctctagaTCTCTCCATCTCTTTCTGCTgcatgcatcttttttttttttttcttttcatgtcttGCAGGGGGAGGATGGTTTTACGGACACGGAATCCCAACCACACCACTGCCAGTCTACTGCaactcctctctctttctctctctctctctctctctctctctatatatatatatatatatatatatatatcgtatGAATACGAAATTTGTGGCTTTTACGTTTCCCGAGCACAATTCTCGTTTATGCACGCAGTGCCACAGTGCAGAAACGGGAAGAAACTTCAAAGAACTACGTTAAAAAAAGGTTTTAGAGGAGCACTTTGAACGTTCTTCGATGCAGCTATTACGTTACACAAATCTAAGCCAAGTTAATTTTACCATGACAAACTCATGAGCAAAATATCACGTCgcaggatctctctctctcttaaattcCGCTTAATTTAtactccctctgtctctctctctctcttgtttctctctGATAGTGCCACCATTAGTTTCAAGCAAAGACTAGGAACTATGAGTAGGATTGGATCGCTGGGTCAAATACACAGTCAAAGCATGTCAGGTGTGAAACTGAAAGACACCTTGTCAAGAGTGCAGATGTGTTTGAATGGGATGCCTACAGTCAGGATTTACCCTCTGACCAGGCCAGGCTAAATTTAAACCCTCCAAGCAGCAAGAAGCAGGGCTCGTATATCAAGCCCAACCAACTGACCGACATCTCTTGTTCACTGTCTTTTTCTACGACAACAGATGGTATATGTGGCGATGAATTAAGCTCATTAGATGCATAAAATAACGTACGGAACATATATTATGTAGGTGTGTGTATGTATGCGCGTATTGGTCGTCTACATAtgtaaaaaaaagatttgatgaTCACAAATTTTAAGAAACATTAGCAACTACTGTTTATAGAGTGAGGATCGGTGAAGCCCCATTTCATGCTAAGCAAAGAACACCATCGAGTTCCATTAGTTATGTATTTTGAATTAATTTACTAAGCATGACCCAGTTGAATCAAGATTAATAGTCAGGCAACCGAGTCAACTAGAACCAGATTCATCCAACTTAAGACTCAAATTAGCACCCATTTGGTTCGTAGTTGAATTTGCTTTCCCAATACAGTTACTATTAGATGGGcttaatttcctttttcaagattctcttctttgtcttttatATCCACACCTCCTTCTTTAGAGGTCAACAGCACACTATTTGAAGGAAATTTAAAAGTTTGGTTATTCATTTGTCTCCAGAGCTGTGTTGGTATTTGTTAAGATACAATACACTCTTCAACTTCAGTACCATGATCTCACTTTCTACTTTCTATAACAGTAGCACCTATCAAAATTATTAAACATATGATGTATTTTATACATGTCCACCTACTCAATCAGTTATGTTATGTATGCCCCAATACTACCACCTTAGTACTTTCACTAACACATCTAAAACTCTTATGCGAATACAAGGCATTTTTCGATTAAATTTAGCAAGATTGGCAGTTAGAACAGGCTTGGTGCAAAATCAATGAGCCCCTAGAAGTTGGTCTTGAAGGAGCCTCGTGATCCAGTTTGACAGCAGTGCCATTATAGGGACATAAACAGGAACATGgactctctctatttctctctctagatcttcGCTCATTTATTTTGTGGTCATAGATACGTTGGGAAGGCAAGAGACAGATAAGAGAAAGCGGGGGAGAGATTTGATcgttttcccatttttttacTCCGCGATCATAACATGCAACACTCTTTGCGGCAGGGAATGACACACGGAAACAATAATTTTCTTCCTGCGGCCTTCTGAAAATCTCGCTTTCTTATCAATCAAAGCGAGAATTTTATAAAGAGGAAGCGTCTCTTTGTGCACCaattaagaaacaaagaaagagggtGAAAGTGGAACTTCTACTTTTCTTGTAAACCAAGTGATTTCTTTCGGAAAACCTTCCCGTGGAGCTAGAACCGCGTTAAAAAAGAGGAGAGAATAATTTAAACCCTTGAAAGAAAGGCAGAAAACCTAGAAGAGAATAATTTAacaaaaaggaacagaaaaaacagagaTATTTGGTTCTTTAATTACGACGTACAGATGGTTCTTCCATGTATAAACAAGTAAGCTTGTCTGTGGGAGATGGGGATTATCTAGGAACCCAACCAGCTGCAGAGAGGCAGGTGATCGATGGGAGTCCTTGAAAAACACAAGTAAAAGTTTGTGCTCGTGTCCCCACCGTAGCGGGCAAAAGCTTGAAGGCATCACTTGTTTAGAATAAGAACAAGAGATAAAAGGAGGGAAGGAAGCAATAGGCgctaaaaaagtaaaaggaaagagaaaaagaaatggaggtACCGACTAATTCCTGCATGTATGGGCGCAGCAGTGACGGGCTGATGGGATTTTCCGACGGTGGTAGCGCCAAAACCAGCAGTACTACCTCCACAACCCCGCCGATAATGATGTCTCTCATGACCAGacgtggtggtggtggtggtggtggaagtGACCGGCTTGACAGCAGCATTCCACAGCctaacagcagcagcagcagcaacaacaactcCACCTCCAGCGGCAGCATCATGGGCGGAAGCCAtgcaccgccgccgctgctttCTTCTCCGAGCAACGGCTTCCTCCtccccccttcttcttcttcgtcctcCGCCTCCTCTCCCcactttcttctcctccctcctccgGCGCCGTCCCACGACGACCAGAACTGCTATGCCATGGACGACAGCACCGGCTCCCTGAAGGCCAAGATCATGGCCCACCCTCACTACCCACGTCTCTTAACAGCTTATGCCAATTGCCATAAGGTGCAACCGgcctttcctctcttctttcttccttcctcctgTCCCGAAGATATAGAAGACAAGCTAATCTCTGCGTGTGTTTCAGAGAGAGCGGAATATTAGCATCCCCTTTATTGTAGTTTTTAGTTGACCATTTAATTGAGAAATCATTTGTTGCTGTTTtggtgatggtggtggcggtggcgaGGGAAGGTGGGTGCTCCGCCGGAGGTGATAGCGCAATTGGAAGAGGCGTGCGCGTCGGAGCAAGCGGCGAGCGCCGGCAGGGAGGGAGGCAGTATGGGCTGCATCGGCGAGGACCCGGCGCTTGACCAGTTCATGGAGGCCTACTGCGAGATGCTCACCAAGTATGAGCAGGAGCTTACCAAGCCCTTCAAGGAAGCCATGCTCTTCATCAATAAGATTGAGTCTCAGTTCAAGGCCCTCACGCTGTCGTCCTCCCAGCCTGCAGGTAACATCCACCTCTCCCATCTTCCCTCGTCATTCTCCAACCTTCTCCCAAAAAAGACGTATTCAGTAAAGCATGCACGAGCATCAGGCCTGCACACTAGgctacaagagagagagagattaatggAGGAAATATGAACGGTAACCACATCTGGTGTATGTTTCGTTTCTATTTCTGAATTATATGATTCAGTGTCTTATACTACAAGAGGGTAGCTATAAATCTTCCATATTATTTCCTATGGACTCTTTTCTTGGCATGAAAGGTCCATTTTTCTAGCGATATGGCTGGCAAGATGTCGTTCATAAGAAAGAAGAGCTCcgccaaaaaacaaaaaaagcaaagaaagaaaaacacaatgATGGTCGTGTTTTGTCAAGTGTGGTCGAGAAACATCGTGAAGCGTAATACGATCAGCCCCGTGCTAGCTACATTAATAATCTTACAGGAGAGAAAAATGATCTCAGTATCCAAGTAAAGCAATTAAAGCAGACGTTCCTTCCGGGCTTCCCCATATCAGATACGATTAGTTTATTCCCTTCGTTATCATTAGTACCTTCTAGAATTTGACAGTCCGAGTGACTGGATTTGCTCTCTGGGTATACGTAAAAGGGGCATagcagaaaagaaggaaacagaaTAACGTTGCTGAAAGAAACGTTCTTCTATTCGTTCTGAGGACGGTGAGAAAAAGCGTCTCTTTAAGTTATGACCAAATATCCCTCTAATCTTCCTGCTACGTAGCATGCGATCATTAATGAACTCTACATCTTCTTTTTCCGCACGCTAAGAAAGAAACTGCAAGCGCCCTTTTCTCGAGAGCTTATGTATCTCTGGTTTTTAGAGGGGAAAAGCTGCCACCGACCTTCAAAATTGGATGTTCAGGTTTAATCGACCTTGACAACAGTTGCACCTTGTTGTTCAGTTAGCTTGTTGAAGTGTTGGTTGTCGACGCTAGTTCTTATTGTTTTCTGTTACAGACGCCTCCTCACATGAACGTGATACAGGTTGAGGAATGAATATTAGTTCTTTGCTgtacattatttattttctttcactttctctgtctttctttctttcttttttttttttttggtaaattatCTGCGTTCTTCCTAATGGCCAGGTGATTCTAGAGGGCTTAACTTCGTTATGTCCTGACATTTAGTGCTTTCAATGGAAGATTATGTTAGTCTTTGAATAGGATAaattattttggagatgaacACTTTCATTCAATGGATATTCAGACTGAAAAGAAATTAAGACGGTTCTGGGGATTGCCCATGTCAAAAATGCACCTAGATGCATTATTCCGTTGTTCTCATGTTAAACAAGAGTTGATTGGTTATATGATTGTTAGCCACTGTGCTTGAATATTTGTCTGCCCCCTGGCTTCGAGCTCCTATTGGAAAGATGATATCAAATTTTGTGAATCTTGGATTCCTAATTAAGCACTTCATTCAGGAcatgcttttgttttcttccttgaaGTTGTGAGCTATTATAGAAGTTCAAATTTATATCATTATAAGGATGTACATGCTTCTGCACACTTAGCTTCATGGTTGCATGGGAGGTCATCGTTAGAGTGGACAGCCTTTTCTTGATATTTATCACCCTCTGATGATGATAGAAATAGTCATTTTTCCACCTATCGTTCTTCTGTTGTCTGGTAGTATTCTTTAGAAAACATTTGACCTAAATTTACACCATTATGCAGAACATGAGTGGGTGTTATCTACAATTTCAGATGCATTTAATTGGTACAGGAGACTAATAATGATGAAGTACTATTGCATCGTCATTGACAGTTCATActtgattttaatctttttaaaaCGTCTAGCTttagttgaaaattttattataaattgctATGAAAATTAAGTTTGTATGCCCTTATGAGTTTGAAAGTAGCACAAACTTTCATTCTAAGGTTAGGGTTCTTAGTAATTTTTTGTCCCACGGCTTAACTGTCTCC harbors:
- the LOC116258021 gene encoding homeobox protein knotted-1-like LET6, producing MEVPTNSCMYGRSSDGLMGFSDGGSAKTSSTTSTTPPIMMSLMTRRGGGGGGGSDRLDSSIPQPNSSSSSNNNSTSSGSIMGGSHAPPPLLSSPSNGFLLPPSSSSSSASSPHFLLLPPPAPSHDDQNCYAMDDSTGSLKAKIMAHPHYPRLLTAYANCHKVGAPPEVIAQLEEACASEQAASAGREGGSMGCIGEDPALDQFMEAYCEMLTKYEQELTKPFKEAMLFINKIESQFKALTLSSSQPAGFSEGVDRNMSEDEVDASENQIDPQAEDRELKDQLLKRYSGYLGSLKQEFLKKRKKGKLPKEARQQLLDWWGRHYKWPYPSESQKLALAESTGLDQKQINNWFINQRKRHWRPSEEMQLVVMDASHPHYYMDDMAAHHFPMDCSPMLL